In Aeromicrobium marinum DSM 15272, one genomic interval encodes:
- a CDS encoding alpha/beta hydrolase, whose translation MTVDSTTDLTNPTRPALSSAESDAILTGISHAFVNPVRSPVLWSPSDAGLDFQDVTFPSADGVPLEGWFIPANSDKLVILNHPMGFSRAGLPTHLEPWKTIWGSSGNTMDVNFVPDYDILHRAGYNVLTYDLRNFGLSGAANGGAVTSGLYEARDVLGSLGFARQHQAMKSMKIALFSRCLGANSTFAAMKIAPSAFEQITCLVACQPVSDKVIMSRLLDIVGVGADRLDDLDQLVTIGTSVPFGSRPDAEWARHVTVPTYIYGVRDDALTRPHDLERMYELIDVDSKELSWVEGTTRRWDGYLEFQRRPRPILDWLSTHLNQ comes from the coding sequence ATGACCGTCGACAGCACGACCGATCTGACGAATCCGACCCGCCCCGCGCTGTCGTCAGCAGAATCCGACGCGATCCTCACCGGTATCTCTCACGCCTTCGTCAACCCGGTTCGCTCACCAGTTCTGTGGTCCCCGAGCGACGCGGGACTGGACTTCCAAGACGTCACCTTTCCCTCGGCGGACGGAGTGCCCTTGGAAGGCTGGTTCATCCCGGCCAACAGCGACAAGCTGGTGATCCTCAACCACCCCATGGGCTTCAGCCGGGCAGGCCTGCCCACCCACCTCGAACCGTGGAAGACGATCTGGGGATCGAGCGGCAACACGATGGACGTCAACTTCGTGCCCGACTACGACATCCTCCATCGGGCTGGCTACAACGTCCTGACTTACGACCTGCGCAATTTTGGCCTGAGCGGAGCAGCCAACGGAGGAGCGGTGACCAGTGGACTGTACGAGGCGCGGGACGTTCTCGGTTCGCTAGGCTTCGCCCGCCAGCACCAGGCGATGAAGTCGATGAAGATCGCCCTGTTCAGCCGTTGTCTCGGTGCCAACTCGACCTTCGCAGCAATGAAGATCGCCCCCTCGGCGTTTGAGCAGATCACCTGCCTGGTCGCTTGCCAGCCGGTGTCGGACAAAGTGATTATGAGTCGACTGCTTGACATCGTCGGCGTCGGCGCGGACCGGTTGGACGACCTCGACCAACTCGTCACGATCGGGACCTCCGTGCCTTTCGGTAGCCGTCCCGACGCAGAATGGGCCCGGCACGTGACCGTCCCGACCTATATATATGGCGTCCGCGATGACGCGTTGACCCGGCCGCACGATCTTGAACGGATGTATGAGCTGATTGACGTGGACTCCAAGGAACTCTCCTGGGTCGAGGGAACGACCCGGCGTTGGGACGGCTACCTGGAGTTTCAGCGACGGCCCCGGCCGATCCTGGATTGGCTCTCCACCCACCTGAATCAGTAG
- a CDS encoding MCE family protein, producing MIGTVTLVVVMIVAYRFDQLPFIASDRVVSADFSEIGTLRPGDDVLVSGATVGEVRKVEIVDQHVKVTFRVDELDLTIGSSSEARVVTTTLLGQAALEIRPAGDGNLARGDAIGIERTSSPYDITQALSQLTTEIDDIDVSQLSDAVSTAAEVFEDSPEDLRATVDGVTQLADVLAANDAELTNLVGRAREVSGVLADRDAEISTLLRSGDQLLGQLSARRDLVVQLVENVELVATQLSALVADNAEILQPTLDQVNGVLDLLNENRENLEGVLSGVAAYAMVFGEALSSGPFFDAYVANLTEPATLVPVLSDILEGLPQ from the coding sequence GTGATCGGGACCGTCACGTTGGTAGTGGTGATGATCGTCGCCTACAGATTCGACCAACTCCCGTTCATTGCGAGCGACCGAGTCGTCAGCGCGGATTTCTCCGAGATCGGCACCCTGCGACCGGGCGACGACGTCCTGGTGTCCGGGGCCACGGTCGGCGAGGTCCGGAAGGTCGAGATCGTCGACCAACATGTCAAGGTCACCTTCCGTGTGGACGAACTCGACCTCACGATCGGCAGCTCCAGCGAGGCCCGCGTCGTGACCACCACGCTCCTCGGACAGGCTGCCCTCGAGATCAGGCCAGCAGGAGACGGCAACCTGGCTCGCGGTGATGCCATCGGGATCGAACGGACGAGCTCCCCCTACGACATCACGCAGGCCCTGTCGCAACTCACGACGGAGATCGACGACATCGATGTCAGCCAGCTGAGCGACGCCGTCAGCACGGCAGCGGAAGTCTTCGAGGATTCGCCGGAAGACCTGCGCGCGACGGTGGACGGCGTCACCCAGTTGGCGGACGTCCTCGCGGCGAACGACGCCGAACTCACCAACCTCGTGGGTCGCGCCCGGGAAGTCTCCGGGGTGCTCGCCGACCGGGACGCCGAGATCTCCACGCTTCTGCGGTCGGGTGACCAGTTGTTGGGTCAACTCAGCGCCAGACGCGACCTCGTCGTCCAACTTGTCGAGAACGTCGAACTTGTGGCGACTCAATTGTCTGCCCTTGTGGCGGACAACGCGGAGATCCTGCAGCCCACCCTTGACCAGGTCAACGGGGTCTTGGACCTGCTGAACGAGAACCGCGAGAACCTCGAAGGTGTCCTGTCCGGCGTCGCGGCCTACGCGATGGTCTTCGGTGAGGCGCTCTCGTCCGGCCCGTTCTTCGACGCCTACGTCGCCAACCTGACCGAACCGGCCACCCTGGTCCCGGTTCTGTCCGACATCTTGGAAGGACTTCCGCAGTGA
- a CDS encoding MCE family protein, which translates to MEQTKKLISGGAFIGIVVLIAVATVMSYQGKFTSTQPFTVASDRAGLTLTSGAAVKLRGVQVGNVSSVEPAADGATINLDVYSDKVDLMTSDLTVQIVPPTAFGAKYVQLSTDDLTAGEPLPEGDQLRTDAVTVEVNDVFTDLAGVLSAAGANRVDDAITATANLLEGQGNTLNALVGDLDTYLGELNTTLGVLDKDLDRAQSVIDVYDQAAPDLLTTLAQLTTTSDTLVERESQLDQVLTDVSAFTATAEPFVATNSPRVTSVLDLLESPTGMLQTYSSNLRCIFEGTATNAELAAQAIGGVKPGINVYMRLQPSDRGFTVEDNLYRIGPDLGPNCFGLPSISQADSESEGFDFGTGDPHDAGDVKGPGGELATTFFGTFAGLLGLR; encoded by the coding sequence ATGGAACAGACCAAGAAACTCATCTCCGGTGGCGCGTTCATCGGCATCGTCGTGCTCATCGCGGTGGCCACAGTCATGTCCTACCAAGGCAAATTCACGTCGACCCAGCCGTTCACGGTGGCGAGCGATCGTGCCGGGCTGACACTCACCAGCGGCGCGGCCGTGAAACTGCGTGGTGTGCAGGTCGGCAACGTCTCGTCGGTCGAGCCGGCCGCCGACGGAGCCACGATCAACCTCGACGTCTACAGCGACAAGGTCGACCTGATGACGTCGGACCTGACAGTCCAGATCGTTCCTCCGACTGCATTCGGGGCGAAGTATGTGCAACTCAGCACCGACGACTTGACGGCGGGCGAACCACTGCCCGAAGGCGATCAACTTCGGACCGACGCCGTGACCGTCGAGGTGAACGACGTCTTCACCGATCTCGCCGGAGTCCTGTCAGCGGCGGGCGCGAACCGCGTGGACGACGCCATCACCGCCACCGCCAACCTCCTGGAAGGACAAGGCAACACGCTCAACGCCCTTGTCGGCGACCTCGACACCTACCTCGGCGAGCTCAACACGACCCTCGGAGTGCTGGACAAAGACCTCGACCGTGCCCAATCGGTGATCGATGTGTACGACCAGGCTGCCCCAGACCTGTTGACAACGCTGGCGCAACTCACCACCACATCCGACACCCTCGTCGAGCGGGAGAGTCAGCTCGACCAAGTGCTGACCGACGTATCAGCCTTCACCGCCACCGCCGAGCCGTTCGTAGCCACCAACAGTCCGCGGGTCACCAGCGTGCTCGACCTCTTGGAGTCTCCGACCGGAATGCTCCAGACGTACTCCTCCAACCTCAGGTGCATCTTCGAGGGCACCGCCACCAACGCAGAACTTGCTGCGCAGGCCATTGGCGGCGTGAAGCCGGGCATCAATGTGTACATGCGTCTGCAGCCCAGCGACCGGGGCTTCACCGTCGAGGACAACCTGTACAGGATCGGGCCCGATCTCGGACCGAACTGTTTCGGTCTGCCGTCCATCTCTCAAGCAGATTCGGAGTCCGAAGGGTTCGACTTCGGAACGGGTGACCCCCACGATGCTGGCGACGTCAAGGGACCTGGCGGCGAGCTGGCCACCACCTTCTTTGGCACGTTCGCAGGCCTTCTGGGGTTGCGATGA
- a CDS encoding MCE family protein, which produces MTALMNALGIKQGTRGDLAKLVVFLVVAGFLTSYLYVITANDRSGDARPFRAEFENISGLEVGSDVRIASVVVGKVSEIDVGADAMVTVTFDLNRRVELTDQSTAVVRYKNLIGDRYLQLGEGQPGGQALTTGATIGANRTSAALDLDTLLNGFKPLFVGLNPQQVNQLSEDLILVLQGQSAEISSLLATVGSLTSTLGERDELVGQVIQNLDTALASIGGEDDALEGVIVQLSRFTDGLDDDATAVLDAAGQINSLSADAAALLAEARPDFTGVLSNLRGVTTTLNENRDFLDTTLETLPGHYQQVNRTGSYGDFFNFFLCGIRVRLTPENDPSAAIVTPYFNSGVERCEP; this is translated from the coding sequence ATGACGGCGCTGATGAATGCCCTCGGGATCAAGCAGGGGACGCGAGGCGACCTGGCCAAACTGGTGGTCTTCCTCGTGGTCGCCGGCTTCCTGACGTCCTACCTGTACGTGATCACCGCGAACGACCGATCGGGCGACGCCCGACCGTTCCGAGCGGAGTTCGAGAACATCTCCGGGCTCGAGGTCGGCAGCGACGTCCGGATCGCGAGTGTCGTCGTCGGCAAGGTGTCCGAGATCGACGTGGGTGCCGACGCGATGGTGACAGTCACGTTCGACCTCAATCGCAGGGTCGAGCTCACCGATCAGAGCACGGCCGTGGTTCGGTACAAGAACCTCATCGGCGACCGGTACCTGCAGCTCGGCGAAGGCCAGCCGGGCGGTCAAGCGCTGACGACCGGGGCCACCATTGGGGCGAACCGTACCTCTGCGGCCCTCGACCTGGACACGCTCCTCAATGGGTTCAAGCCGCTCTTCGTCGGCCTGAACCCGCAGCAGGTCAACCAACTCTCCGAAGATCTCATTCTGGTCCTGCAAGGGCAGTCCGCGGAAATCTCCAGTCTGCTCGCCACCGTCGGGTCACTGACATCAACCTTGGGCGAGAGGGACGAACTGGTCGGACAAGTCATCCAGAACCTCGACACTGCCCTGGCATCAATCGGGGGGGAGGATGACGCCCTCGAAGGCGTGATCGTCCAGCTCAGCCGGTTTACCGACGGCCTGGACGACGATGCGACGGCTGTTCTCGATGCGGCAGGCCAGATCAACAGTCTGTCGGCGGACGCCGCGGCGCTGCTGGCCGAGGCTCGGCCGGACTTCACGGGAGTCCTGTCCAACCTCCGAGGCGTCACCACCACCCTCAACGAGAACAGGGACTTCCTCGATACCACCCTCGAAACGCTGCCCGGTCACTACCAGCAGGTGAACCGGACCGGTTCCTACGGCGACTTCTTCAACTTCTTCCTCTGCGGCATCCGAGTCAGGCTCACCCCGGAGAACGATCCGAGCGCCGCCATCGTGACCCCGTACTTCAACTCGGGTGTGGAGAGGTGTGAACCGTGA
- a CDS encoding MCE family protein, protein MRMPTSLVAVVAIMLTGGCLAHPNEMALPGQVALGDDGYTVNASFASVDNLVPNSAVQRDDVVIGTVTAIEVEGWDAVVTMRLLDDVKLPENVSFTVGQKTLLGAQFVDVVDPTEPVGTLADGATVDQEVTGLYPATEDILAAVSLLLNNGGLSQLSTITTELNTTLADRVPQARDAVTRLNDLTTTLDNRRGEIVATLESLNSLAGQVAEQRDTVTAAIGSISPGLQALENQRTDLVSAATALGQFSSVTNQLINTSQEALLANLGALEPLLADLQASGNALPRSLDLLLTVPFPVSTTQNALKGDYANLFITLDASIPALASAFFGPTLNPPSDINPASASPDAEVAQALDGLLQRLTTPGAPAPPQSAAPEPSPSTTSPPTQAPCNLLSQLLGMC, encoded by the coding sequence ATGAGAATGCCCACCTCGCTCGTGGCTGTCGTCGCCATCATGTTGACGGGAGGCTGCTTGGCTCACCCGAACGAGATGGCATTGCCGGGACAGGTCGCGCTCGGCGACGACGGCTACACGGTCAATGCGTCCTTCGCCTCCGTCGACAACCTGGTGCCGAACTCCGCCGTGCAACGCGACGACGTGGTGATCGGTACGGTCACCGCGATCGAGGTTGAAGGCTGGGATGCCGTGGTCACGATGAGGCTGCTCGACGACGTCAAGCTGCCCGAGAACGTCAGCTTTACGGTCGGCCAGAAGACGTTGCTTGGAGCTCAGTTCGTCGACGTCGTCGACCCGACTGAACCAGTCGGAACTCTCGCCGACGGCGCAACCGTGGACCAAGAGGTGACCGGCCTGTACCCGGCAACGGAAGACATCTTGGCTGCGGTCTCGCTTCTCCTGAACAACGGAGGGCTGTCGCAACTGTCCACGATCACGACCGAGCTCAACACCACTCTCGCCGATCGGGTGCCGCAGGCACGGGACGCTGTCACCCGCCTCAACGACCTGACGACCACCCTCGACAACCGCCGAGGCGAGATCGTGGCGACGCTGGAATCACTGAACTCGCTGGCCGGCCAAGTAGCCGAACAGAGGGACACCGTCACCGCAGCCATCGGCTCGATATCTCCGGGACTGCAAGCGCTTGAGAACCAGAGGACCGACCTCGTCTCAGCGGCCACCGCGCTGGGACAGTTCAGCTCGGTGACCAACCAACTCATCAACACCAGCCAAGAAGCGCTCCTCGCCAATCTCGGAGCGCTCGAGCCACTCCTGGCCGATTTGCAGGCGTCGGGGAACGCTCTTCCTCGCTCTCTCGACCTTCTGCTGACCGTTCCGTTCCCGGTTTCCACCACGCAGAACGCTCTGAAGGGTGACTACGCCAACTTGTTCATCACGTTGGATGCCTCGATCCCGGCGCTCGCCTCGGCCTTCTTCGGCCCGACGCTGAATCCGCCTTCGGACATCAACCCCGCGTCCGCCTCACCCGATGCCGAGGTTGCCCAGGCCCTCGATGGCCTGCTGCAACGGCTCACCACCCCCGGTGCGCCAGCACCGCCGCAGAGCGCCGCCCCGGAACCCAGCCCGAGCACGACCTCGCCACCGACCCAGGCCCCGTGCAACCTGCTCTCCCAACTGTTGGGGATGTGCTGA
- a CDS encoding MCE family protein produces the protein MTVAVALFLGVRGNETAVTAYFSSAVGLYPKDEVRVLGVKVGTVTKVEPQGDVVKVTFSIDDQPIPADAQAAIIAPNLVNGRFIQLAPVYNGGDTLSDGDEIPVARTAVPISFDEVKQELTDLSTALTANDVGGAPLSDVITALDGNLAEGTAERLATSLSSLRSAATDLSDDSGDIFSTIDQLNTFTENLVVNDAALRSATQELDTFAGTLDGSSEQIGTAISTLQVALADVGQFVEQNRTTVAETFDQLLPVVETVANQSNDLAQLLHLAPAAVENFYGTVENSAVTGRAQLANLNSTGELLCGLLLSVGPNAEACRQSLTPLFDLLGLEPLPLSPGTAELTEASPDSAPSAPIPTTEQLQQPASPLLQLLSPLARLTSGGTP, from the coding sequence GTGACAGTCGCCGTTGCCCTTTTCCTCGGCGTCCGCGGGAATGAAACGGCAGTGACCGCGTACTTCTCATCCGCCGTGGGCCTCTACCCCAAGGACGAAGTGAGGGTCTTGGGTGTGAAGGTCGGCACCGTCACGAAGGTCGAACCGCAAGGCGATGTCGTCAAGGTGACCTTCTCCATCGACGACCAACCCATCCCGGCCGACGCGCAGGCGGCGATCATCGCGCCGAACTTGGTCAACGGCCGCTTCATTCAGCTCGCCCCCGTGTACAACGGTGGCGACACGCTCTCCGACGGCGACGAGATCCCCGTCGCGCGAACTGCCGTGCCCATTTCGTTCGACGAGGTCAAGCAGGAACTCACCGACCTCTCCACGGCGCTGACCGCGAACGACGTCGGGGGTGCCCCGTTGTCCGATGTGATCACGGCGCTCGACGGAAACCTCGCGGAGGGAACAGCCGAGAGGCTCGCGACCTCCCTGTCGTCGCTGCGCTCGGCAGCCACGGACCTGTCGGATGACAGCGGAGACATCTTCAGCACCATTGACCAGCTCAACACCTTCACGGAGAACCTCGTGGTCAACGACGCCGCGCTGCGAAGCGCGACCCAGGAGCTGGACACCTTTGCCGGCACCCTCGACGGGAGCTCCGAACAGATCGGAACTGCCATCAGCACACTGCAGGTGGCGCTCGCCGATGTGGGACAGTTCGTCGAGCAGAACCGCACCACCGTTGCCGAGACCTTCGACCAACTTCTGCCTGTGGTCGAGACGGTGGCGAACCAGTCAAACGACTTGGCGCAGCTCCTCCATCTTGCCCCGGCCGCCGTGGAGAACTTCTACGGCACGGTTGAGAACTCTGCCGTGACCGGTCGCGCCCAGCTTGCGAACCTGAACAGCACCGGAGAGCTCCTCTGCGGTCTACTCCTCTCGGTCGGCCCGAACGCCGAAGCATGCCGGCAGTCACTGACACCACTGTTCGATCTCCTGGGACTGGAACCGTTGCCGCTCTCGCCGGGGACCGCCGAGCTGACCGAGGCAAGCCCCGACTCTGCTCCGTCGGCGCCCATCCCCACCACCGAGCAGCTTCAGCAGCCCGCCAGCCCCCTCCTGCAACTGCTTTCCCCGCTCGCGCGGCTCACGAGCGGAGGCACGCCATGA
- a CDS encoding ABC transporter ATP-binding protein produces the protein MGVEVKVEGLTKKFGSQVIWSDVSLTLPAGEISVMLGPSGTGKSVFLKTVIGLLKPNAGHVWIEGTDIANCSEKDLYEIRKLFGVLFQDGAMFGSMDLYDNVAFPLREHTKKSESEIRQVVMDKMELVGLTGSENKLPGEISGGMRKRAGLARALVLDPEILLIDEPDSGLDPVRTAYINQLFIDLNAQIDATFLIVTHDINTARTVPDNIGLLYHKHLAMFGPREMLLSSTEPVVAQFLNAQRVGPIGMSEEKDADELASESGIEMPPLPPIPAQLDPSDGRPRRGQREPGKWCRDNNVTPPRGSFDAHASFAGASV, from the coding sequence GTGGGTGTAGAAGTCAAGGTCGAGGGACTGACGAAGAAGTTCGGATCGCAAGTGATCTGGAGCGACGTGTCCTTGACACTCCCGGCCGGTGAAATCTCGGTGATGCTCGGCCCGTCGGGCACCGGCAAGTCGGTGTTCCTGAAGACGGTGATCGGTCTGCTCAAGCCCAACGCGGGTCATGTGTGGATCGAGGGCACTGACATCGCGAACTGCTCGGAGAAGGACCTCTACGAGATCCGCAAGCTGTTCGGGGTGCTGTTCCAGGACGGGGCGATGTTCGGCTCGATGGACCTCTATGACAACGTCGCGTTCCCGCTTCGTGAGCACACCAAGAAGTCCGAGTCGGAGATCCGTCAGGTCGTGATGGACAAGATGGAGCTGGTGGGTCTGACGGGTTCGGAGAACAAGCTCCCCGGTGAGATCTCCGGCGGCATGCGCAAGCGCGCCGGCCTGGCCCGCGCGTTGGTGCTCGATCCGGAGATCCTGCTGATCGACGAGCCCGACTCAGGCCTGGACCCGGTCCGCACGGCCTACATCAACCAGCTCTTCATCGACCTGAACGCGCAGATCGACGCGACGTTCCTGATCGTGACCCACGACATCAACACCGCCCGCACGGTGCCCGACAATATCGGCCTGCTCTACCACAAGCACCTGGCGATGTTCGGTCCCCGCGAGATGCTCCTGAGCAGCACCGAGCCGGTCGTGGCGCAGTTCCTCAACGCCCAGCGCGTCGGCCCGATCGGCATGTCGGAGGAGAAGGACGCCGACGAGCTCGCCTCGGAGTCCGGCATCGAGATGCCGCCGTTGCCGCCGATCCCGGCCCAGCTCGACCCGTCCGACGGTCGTCCCCGCCGGGGTCAGCGTGAGCCCGGCAAGTGGTGCCGCGACAACAACGTCACCCCGCCCCGCGGATCCTTCGACGCACACGCTTCCTTCGCTGGCGCGTCGGTCTGA
- a CDS encoding MCE family protein, which yields MQPALPTVGDVLMLTRRIKAQLIIFALLGGSALVFVTLVYGDTPRSTGVTHTSIDIEFDDVSGLYPRALVSYRGVKVGQVDSLDFRDDGVLVKVYLEKGIRVPEATRAQIKSTSAIGEQFIDLLPENDDGPYLAGGDTIPASQTDGLLQITPVLESADALVESVPLEETANLLDQLEVAIGGSGEDFSQIIEDSREVLDAAQARVLQTTGLIRNLDPVIQSQLALAESTASALKSVAGVTTQLAASDPDLEALLDRAPLALRETGALVDALETSVPATLEGTQSISEVVNVYEDYLRQTIIVYPALQARLQAVLLPHANAGEAKLDLKTNLGDPPPCLEGYVPVSERRDPSDLTDVEAAALHCQAPADSESAVRGARNTPCPNDPGRRSATPFGCGLVFDGSLPATAAAVPIPAGQESPGMLELLGGTATQGGPTSWTALLTGLATP from the coding sequence GTGCAACCTGCTCTCCCAACTGTTGGGGATGTGCTGATGTTGACCCGACGCATCAAGGCCCAGCTGATCATCTTTGCGCTCCTCGGTGGTTCTGCCCTGGTCTTCGTTACCCTCGTCTACGGTGACACCCCTCGCTCGACCGGCGTCACCCACACCTCGATCGATATCGAATTCGACGACGTCAGCGGGCTGTACCCCCGCGCCCTCGTCTCCTACCGAGGTGTCAAGGTCGGACAGGTCGACTCCCTCGACTTTCGCGATGACGGCGTGCTCGTCAAGGTGTACCTCGAGAAGGGCATCAGGGTCCCTGAGGCCACGAGGGCCCAGATCAAGAGCACCTCGGCGATCGGCGAACAGTTCATCGACCTCCTACCCGAGAACGATGACGGCCCTTACCTCGCAGGTGGAGACACGATCCCGGCGTCGCAGACCGATGGTCTCCTGCAGATCACCCCGGTGCTGGAGAGCGCCGATGCACTGGTCGAGTCCGTCCCGCTGGAGGAGACTGCCAACCTCCTCGATCAACTGGAGGTCGCGATCGGTGGTTCAGGTGAGGACTTCTCGCAGATCATCGAAGACTCACGAGAGGTCCTGGATGCGGCACAGGCGCGAGTCCTGCAGACCACGGGGTTGATCAGGAACCTCGATCCGGTCATCCAGTCGCAGCTCGCACTGGCGGAGTCGACCGCTTCAGCGCTGAAGTCGGTCGCAGGGGTCACGACCCAGCTCGCAGCCAGCGACCCGGATCTCGAGGCTCTGCTCGACCGCGCACCTCTCGCCCTGCGAGAGACCGGGGCATTGGTCGACGCACTGGAGACGTCGGTCCCGGCAACGCTTGAAGGCACGCAGTCCATCTCTGAGGTCGTGAACGTCTACGAGGACTACTTGCGGCAGACGATCATCGTGTACCCGGCGCTTCAGGCTCGGCTGCAGGCGGTCCTCCTGCCTCATGCCAACGCCGGAGAGGCGAAACTCGATCTCAAGACGAACCTGGGTGACCCGCCGCCCTGCCTTGAGGGATACGTCCCGGTGTCCGAGCGTCGCGACCCGTCCGACCTGACTGACGTCGAGGCGGCAGCCCTTCACTGCCAGGCCCCGGCCGACAGTGAATCCGCGGTCCGTGGGGCCCGCAACACGCCATGCCCCAACGACCCGGGACGTCGATCGGCGACCCCGTTCGGGTGTGGCCTGGTCTTCGACGGATCCCTCCCCGCGACTGCAGCCGCAGTGCCGATCCCTGCGGGGCAGGAGTCGCCGGGGATGTTGGAGCTCCTCGGTGGCACGGCGACCCAGGGTGGCCCAACGTCGTGGACGGCACTCCTGACCGGGCTGGCCACGCCGTGA